In the Duncaniella freteri genome, one interval contains:
- a CDS encoding DUF6046 domain-containing protein, producing MSLIPQPSLGGKKLPVSIDLAAMSWGQHMAKKLIRFKELGGSPERDGITVHEIGQPITDPEYWEGRWVLCPLRLERENGVGLTFADAVAAASREHRIISTALTGRDGTVKEYINAGDWAVNIVLGLQCVEGGEIADKWPTNEVREVRKLLEANEALRVHSEFLDALNIGRLVIRSYSLSQMTEANYQVVEISAVSDEDYEIFSTDYEQPKK from the coding sequence ATGAGCCTAATTCCACAACCGAGCTTAGGAGGTAAAAAATTACCTGTCAGCATAGATCTTGCAGCTATGAGCTGGGGGCAGCACATGGCTAAAAAACTTATACGCTTCAAGGAACTGGGCGGAAGTCCTGAGCGTGACGGCATAACCGTGCACGAGATTGGGCAGCCTATCACCGACCCGGAATATTGGGAGGGGCGCTGGGTACTCTGCCCCCTCAGACTGGAGCGAGAAAACGGCGTGGGGCTGACATTTGCCGATGCAGTGGCAGCAGCCAGCCGAGAACATAGGATTATAAGCACGGCTCTGACCGGTAGAGACGGCACGGTGAAAGAGTATATAAACGCCGGCGATTGGGCGGTTAATATCGTGCTGGGCTTGCAATGTGTCGAGGGTGGAGAGATAGCCGATAAATGGCCGACCAATGAGGTGCGGGAAGTTCGCAAGCTGTTGGAAGCAAATGAGGCTCTGAGAGTTCACAGCGAATTTTTAGACGCTTTGAATATCGGGCGGCTTGTGATTAGAAGTTATTCCCTCAGCCAAATGACAGAAGCCAATTATCAGGTAGTTGAAATCAGCGCGGTCAGCGATGAAGATTACGAGATATTCAGCACCGATTATGAGCAACCGAAAAAATAA
- a CDS encoding DNA adenine methylase, whose translation MDRIYKCAPLPFMGQKRYFLRTFIEVLEQAVGEIDTVVDLFGGSGLLSHTAKRVLPGCRVVYNDFDRYVDRLAAVEQTNGILRAIKECLTGVEPNKRLSDRQCADVLDIVHDYEKQNGYADILTIGRSVLFSGKWAKSLDELRRHTMYNRVHSGDYRTDGYLDGLEVVHLDYQDLFDLHRDNPRVLFLMDPPYLTTECGMYENYWKLTDYLNVLRLLKGTKYVYFTSDKSQIVELCQWLADEYREAAPMWGAEIRQRTNTLNYQAKFNDMMITRL comes from the coding sequence ATGGATAGGATCTACAAATGCGCGCCGCTTCCCTTCATGGGGCAGAAGCGCTATTTCCTCCGGACCTTTATCGAGGTGCTGGAGCAGGCAGTAGGTGAGATTGATACGGTGGTGGACCTTTTCGGCGGTTCCGGGCTGCTGTCGCACACGGCAAAAAGGGTGCTCCCGGGGTGCCGGGTGGTGTACAACGACTTCGACCGCTATGTCGACAGACTGGCGGCCGTGGAGCAGACCAATGGAATTTTAAGGGCAATTAAAGAGTGTTTAACTGGTGTTGAACCCAACAAGCGCCTCTCAGACCGGCAGTGCGCCGACGTCCTGGATATAGTGCACGACTATGAGAAACAAAATGGCTATGCCGATATTCTTACAATAGGTCGCTCCGTGCTTTTCTCCGGCAAGTGGGCCAAGAGCCTGGACGAACTGCGCAGACACACGATGTATAACCGCGTCCACAGCGGTGACTACCGCACCGACGGCTATCTGGACGGACTGGAAGTCGTGCATCTTGATTACCAGGATCTGTTTGACCTGCACCGTGACAATCCACGTGTGTTGTTCCTCATGGACCCGCCGTATCTTACGACAGAGTGCGGAATGTATGAGAATTATTGGAAGCTGACCGACTATCTGAACGTGTTGCGGCTGCTTAAAGGTACGAAATACGTTTATTTCACAAGCGACAAGTCGCAGATTGTCGAGCTCTGCCAGTGGCTCGCTGATGAGTACCGGGAAGCGGCACCAATGTGGGGCGCGGAAATACGCCAGCGCACAAACACGCTGAACTATCAAGCTAAATTTAACGATATGATGATAACGCGACTCTGA
- a CDS encoding RNA polymerase sigma factor, translating to MQAEATPDIGHRIKIHDRKAFHSLYVTTFDKMRKYAFRYVYDWEEAADIAQQAFLSLWLNVDNYSPDTNIVTYLTAIVHNLCSNYLRHLDVIDSNHDKIVEATLFSQLQNYFEENPDIKRKLDEALCKLPPQGYKILIEHIVNEKKNSVIAQELGISESTVKTHLKRVMRILRKQMLLIIFTSVS from the coding sequence ATGCAAGCGGAAGCGACACCCGACATAGGTCATAGAATCAAGATTCATGACCGTAAGGCATTCCACTCTCTATATGTAACGACATTCGATAAAATGCGGAAATATGCATTCAGATATGTCTATGACTGGGAGGAAGCTGCCGATATTGCGCAACAGGCATTTCTTTCACTGTGGCTCAACGTTGACAATTACTCACCTGACACCAATATAGTAACCTACCTTACCGCCATAGTGCACAATCTTTGCAGCAACTATCTGCGTCATCTTGATGTAATAGACAGCAACCACGACAAGATAGTAGAGGCCACCTTATTCTCTCAGCTCCAAAATTATTTTGAAGAGAACCCTGATATCAAGCGCAAACTTGACGAGGCATTATGCAAATTGCCACCACAAGGATACAAAATTCTTATCGAGCACATAGTAAACGAGAAAAAGAACAGTGTGATAGCCCAAGAATTAGGCATTTCCGAATCCACTGTTAAAACTCATCTAAAAAGAGTCATGCGCATACTTCGCAAACAGATGCTATTGATCATTTTCACTAGTGTCTCTTAA
- a CDS encoding glycoside hydrolase family 25 protein, whose amino-acid sequence MTRYISRHLLPAVLTAMFLAGCGGRENPQHSVAGFKDHEIVGIDISAHNGDVDFKKVREGGIEFVIIKASEGGTFKDRKFVDNVRNARRAGMKIGAYHFFRFDTPGYIQGLNFANSIHGRSLDLPAVIDIEEFTNPNLQTTKLVMSRVTEMADYLEKRGYRVMLYTNKKGHARFIKGQLATYPLWLCSLGTPPEGIDCDLWQATHHGRIDGVDHDVDINVFTGTRSGWDRFASGIMAEKK is encoded by the coding sequence ATGACACGATACATATCGCGACATCTGCTGCCAGCAGTACTGACAGCCATGTTTCTTGCCGGATGCGGAGGCAGAGAGAATCCGCAGCATTCTGTGGCAGGATTCAAGGATCATGAGATAGTGGGTATAGACATCAGTGCGCATAACGGTGATGTCGACTTCAAAAAAGTAAGGGAAGGTGGGATAGAATTCGTGATAATCAAAGCCTCGGAAGGAGGCACATTCAAGGACCGGAAGTTTGTCGACAATGTGCGCAACGCCAGAAGAGCCGGGATGAAGATAGGCGCGTACCACTTTTTCCGTTTCGATACTCCGGGCTATATACAGGGGCTTAATTTCGCCAATTCCATTCACGGGCGCAGTCTTGACCTGCCAGCAGTGATCGACATAGAGGAGTTCACCAACCCAAACCTACAGACCACCAAACTGGTGATGAGCCGAGTCACAGAGATGGCGGACTATCTTGAAAAACGTGGGTACAGGGTGATGCTGTACACCAACAAGAAGGGGCATGCAAGATTCATCAAGGGTCAGCTTGCCACCTATCCGCTTTGGCTATGCTCACTTGGAACTCCCCCTGAAGGTATAGACTGTGACTTATGGCAGGCAACACATCACGGAAGAATAGACGGTGTGGACCACGATGTAGACATAAATGTGTTCACCGGGACCCGATCCGGATGGGACCGTTTTGCATCGGGAATAATGGCTGAAAAGAAGTGA
- a CDS encoding LysM peptidoglycan-binding domain-containing protein → MRTTAKERQTLLDIALQTGGHIETVLALAEANGMSITDRLEDGSVLIVPVPVEGGDTRTVELYKAHKVEPATEISPEDMAACPYGGIGFMGIEIDFIVS, encoded by the coding sequence ATGAGAACGACAGCGAAAGAGAGGCAAACACTGCTTGATATTGCCCTGCAAACGGGCGGACACATTGAAACGGTGCTCGCACTGGCAGAGGCTAACGGTATGAGCATAACCGACCGGCTGGAGGATGGGAGTGTGCTGATAGTTCCGGTACCGGTGGAGGGTGGAGACACCCGAACCGTTGAACTTTACAAGGCGCACAAGGTGGAGCCGGCAACCGAAATAAGCCCGGAAGATATGGCGGCTTGCCCTTACGGCGGTATTGGCTTTATGGGCATTGAAATAGATTTTATCGTGAGTTAA
- a CDS encoding DUF4376 domain-containing protein, translating into MEGDNMYWRDGFYSKPVDGGVEISMEYYKELLEGQDGGLLILEDETGIPVLRMYEPSIEELRIIKLQELEEYDRSSAVNTISIGGVSGWLDKATRVGLMNSISVEQASGRTETSIWLGDHRFIMPITEAVGILRQIEIYTVDCNNATREHAAAIRGLRSKEDIEAYDFKTGYPDRPCFTV; encoded by the coding sequence ATGGAAGGCGACAATATGTATTGGAGGGATGGCTTCTATAGCAAACCGGTTGATGGAGGTGTAGAGATCTCCATGGAGTATTACAAAGAATTGTTGGAAGGGCAGGATGGAGGGCTGTTAATTTTGGAGGATGAGACAGGGATCCCTGTCCTCAGGATGTATGAGCCGTCTATCGAAGAACTCAGGATTATCAAACTCCAAGAGCTGGAGGAGTACGACCGCTCTTCGGCTGTAAACACGATCAGCATCGGAGGTGTCTCCGGATGGCTTGACAAGGCTACGCGTGTGGGGCTGATGAACTCCATATCGGTGGAGCAGGCAAGCGGCAGGACAGAGACGAGCATATGGCTCGGCGATCATCGTTTTATCATGCCGATTACAGAGGCTGTAGGAATCCTGAGACAGATTGAGATCTATACTGTAGACTGCAACAATGCCACACGTGAGCATGCAGCAGCGATAAGGGGGCTCCGGTCCAAGGAGGATATAGAGGCGTACGATTTCAAGACCGGCTATCCTGATAGGCCATGTTTCACTGTATGA
- a CDS encoding transposase family protein, whose product MKTADAFWQFLPEGLDELFEMVKFEKTDQSYDIWLDEKKKLSDEDFRNPNIVARGYTDYVTVQDYPMRGRPVFLHMRKNKWWDKKTNEIFSYNLELPNEERTRLSAEFVAFLKDEGGDDGIVD is encoded by the coding sequence ATGAAAACCGCAGATGCATTTTGGCAATTCCTGCCAGAAGGATTGGACGAACTGTTTGAGATGGTCAAGTTTGAAAAGACAGACCAGTCCTACGACATATGGCTTGACGAGAAGAAGAAACTGTCGGATGAGGATTTCCGCAATCCGAACATTGTGGCACGTGGATACACGGATTACGTTACAGTGCAGGACTATCCGATGCGCGGCAGACCGGTGTTCCTGCACATGCGCAAGAACAAATGGTGGGACAAAAAGACCAACGAGATATTCTCATATAACCTGGAACTGCCCAACGAGGAGAGGACACGACTCAGCGCCGAGTTCGTGGCTTTTTTAAAAGACGAAGGTGGAGACGACGGCATTGTCGATTAA
- a CDS encoding tail fiber protein, which yields MDKILGNFLTQANKDFPLDCETLDYLQKLVALAAIAGNIGGDRVVLWGCEPNSEGTRRGAGYVFVRTKNAPEGEVLPWDGGPTTSGMYVKQEAIPVSANNTDYPKAYTRRSLAPGIGEENYTWESFTDIKSIKGLMDENRSLRNELATVQPAPLGIVQMWAGSRVPQGYVLCDGQPLRKSDHPELFNAIGSTFNTAVNANGVRYTTQDGYFRVPDLRGRFVVGLHDSDRDYESPGTGGGLKKVTLTEETIPRHSHEEMLWKGGSGDWKGHGSNSWPNATTIFECSPHGINTLDYGKGEAHENRPPYYVLAYIMRVK from the coding sequence ATGGACAAAATATTAGGTAATTTTCTGACACAGGCAAACAAAGATTTTCCTCTGGACTGCGAGACGCTGGACTATCTGCAAAAACTGGTGGCACTTGCAGCCATTGCCGGCAACATAGGAGGCGACCGTGTGGTTCTCTGGGGTTGCGAGCCCAACAGCGAGGGGACCCGCAGGGGGGCTGGCTATGTATTCGTAAGGACCAAGAACGCGCCGGAGGGTGAGGTTCTGCCCTGGGATGGCGGACCGACCACAAGCGGCATGTATGTGAAACAAGAAGCAATCCCGGTAAGTGCCAATAATACGGACTACCCGAAAGCCTACACGCGCCGGAGTCTTGCGCCCGGCATAGGAGAGGAAAACTACACCTGGGAGAGCTTCACAGACATTAAGAGCATAAAGGGACTGATGGACGAGAACCGGTCGCTCCGCAATGAGCTGGCGACCGTTCAGCCGGCACCGTTGGGGATAGTCCAGATGTGGGCCGGTTCCCGGGTGCCACAAGGCTATGTGCTATGTGACGGACAGCCATTAAGGAAGTCCGATCATCCGGAGCTGTTCAATGCCATTGGCTCGACATTCAACACTGCGGTAAACGCGAACGGCGTAAGGTACACGACCCAGGATGGTTATTTCAGGGTACCTGACCTGAGGGGACGTTTCGTTGTCGGTCTCCATGACAGTGACCGGGACTATGAGAGCCCCGGGACCGGCGGCGGACTGAAGAAAGTGACGCTCACGGAGGAGACAATACCCCGTCACAGCCATGAGGAGATGCTGTGGAAAGGGGGAAGCGGAGACTGGAAAGGGCACGGCAGCAATTCCTGGCCTAATGCCACAACAATATTCGAGTGTTCACCTCATGGGATAAACACACTGGACTATGGCAAGGGTGAAGCTCACGAGAACCGCCCCCCATATTATGTGCTGGCATACATAATGCGCGTTAAGTAG
- the lepA gene encoding translation elongation factor 4 — MKNIRNFCIIAHIDHGKSTLADRLLEYTNTVAGKDLQAQVLDDMDLERERGITIKSHAIQMNYRIDGEDYVLNLIDTPGHVDFSYEVSRSIAACEGALLIVDASQGIQAQTISNLYMAIDNDLEIIPIINKVDLDSAKPDEVEDQIVDLLGCDHEEIIRASGKTGIGVPEILKAIVDRIPAPVGDPEAPLQALIFDSVFNPFRGIIAYFKIENGSIRKNDFVKFVATGKEYNADEIGVLKLDMQPCETLSAGNVGYIISGIKTSKEVKVGDTITHVNRPCQEAIDGFEEVKPMVFAGVYPIETEDFENLRSSLEKLQLNDASLTFQPESSMALGFGFRCGFLGLLHMEIIQERLGREFDMDVITTVPNVSYRVYDKHSNMTEVHNPSGLPDPTLIDRIEEPYIRASIITAADYIGPIMTLCLSKRGELVKQEYISGNRMEMIFDMPLGEIVIDFYDKLKSISKGYASFDYHLHDFRESKLIKLDILLNGESVDALSTLTHVDNAVSFGRRMCEKLKELIPRQQFDIAIQAAIGAKIIARETIKAVRKDVTAKCYGGDISRKRKLLEKQKKGKKRMKQIGSVEVPQKAFLAVLKLD; from the coding sequence ATGAAAAATATTCGCAACTTCTGCATAATAGCCCATATTGACCACGGCAAAAGCACACTTGCCGACCGTCTGTTGGAGTATACCAACACTGTTGCAGGTAAGGATCTTCAAGCTCAGGTGCTTGATGACATGGATCTGGAGCGAGAGCGAGGCATTACTATAAAGAGCCATGCCATACAGATGAATTACCGCATCGATGGCGAGGATTATGTGCTTAATCTTATCGACACTCCGGGACATGTTGACTTCTCCTATGAGGTGTCGAGGTCTATCGCTGCCTGTGAAGGTGCGCTTCTTATAGTGGATGCCTCGCAGGGCATACAGGCTCAGACCATCTCAAATCTATATATGGCTATTGACAATGATCTTGAGATAATCCCTATAATAAATAAGGTGGATCTTGACAGTGCCAAGCCTGATGAGGTTGAGGATCAGATTGTGGATCTGCTTGGATGTGACCATGAAGAGATAATTCGTGCCAGCGGCAAGACAGGCATAGGTGTTCCTGAGATACTCAAAGCCATAGTTGACCGCATACCGGCTCCTGTGGGAGACCCTGAGGCACCTCTCCAGGCCCTGATATTCGACTCTGTGTTCAATCCGTTCCGTGGCATTATAGCTTATTTTAAGATCGAGAACGGCTCTATACGCAAGAATGACTTCGTGAAGTTTGTCGCTACAGGCAAGGAGTATAATGCTGATGAGATCGGGGTGCTTAAGCTTGATATGCAACCTTGTGAAACCTTGTCGGCAGGAAATGTTGGTTACATAATTTCAGGCATCAAGACATCCAAGGAGGTGAAGGTGGGAGACACCATCACACATGTGAATCGTCCGTGCCAGGAGGCTATCGACGGATTCGAGGAAGTGAAGCCTATGGTGTTTGCCGGAGTGTATCCTATAGAGACTGAGGATTTTGAGAATCTTCGTTCGTCGCTTGAGAAGTTGCAGCTCAACGATGCATCGCTCACTTTCCAGCCTGAGTCATCAATGGCTCTTGGTTTCGGTTTCCGCTGCGGTTTTCTCGGTTTGCTCCATATGGAGATCATACAGGAACGACTTGGGCGCGAATTCGATATGGATGTGATCACCACTGTGCCGAATGTGAGCTATCGTGTCTATGACAAGCACAGCAATATGACCGAGGTGCACAATCCGTCAGGTTTGCCTGACCCGACGCTTATCGATCGTATTGAGGAGCCTTACATAAGAGCCTCGATAATTACCGCCGCTGACTATATCGGACCTATAATGACCCTGTGTCTTTCCAAGCGTGGAGAGCTCGTGAAGCAGGAGTACATTTCGGGTAACCGTATGGAGATGATATTCGATATGCCTCTTGGCGAGATTGTCATAGACTTCTATGATAAGCTTAAGAGTATATCGAAGGGATACGCCTCGTTTGACTATCATCTGCACGACTTCCGTGAGAGTAAGCTCATAAAGCTTGATATACTTCTTAATGGTGAGAGTGTGGATGCGCTTTCCACTCTTACACATGTCGACAATGCCGTATCGTTTGGCAGGCGCATGTGTGAAAAGCTTAAGGAGCTCATACCGCGTCAGCAGTTTGACATAGCGATACAGGCTGCCATCGGAGCGAAAATCATTGCCCGGGAGACTATCAAGGCGGTACGTAAAGATGTTACGGCGAAATGTTACGGAGGAGATATCTCACGTAAGCGCAAGCTGCTTGAAAAACAGAAGAAAGGAAAGAAACGAATGAAGCAGATAGGCTCGGTGGAGGTTCCACAGAAAGCATTCCTTGCCGTCCTGAAGCTCGATTAA
- a CDS encoding IS4 family transposase, producing MEHRTKNKVEDRTLGWQLSYWGQLLVLIFGQLLGCRSLRELSDITTAHRKKSFHLGFGKEAVDRNILSRCNTNRDWHVFEEFANHMIVLAQEARIDREFCIGGKFYAFDSSTIDLCMSVYDWAKFRSTKSGIKLHTQLDIVTQIPVMINITNASVHDVNAMDIIDYEPLAGYIFDRGYWDLDRLHKIEELGAFFVIREKAKPKFIVEDGLDMPENGNILQDYTVRFTGRRNASNYPSRIRRIVAYIPDLKRSFVFYTNNFFLSAEQIVFLYKNRWQVELFFKWIKQHLRVTTFWGNSETSVRIQIYAAICTYCVVAIIEHKMKLERNIYEVMRILGSSLLVKEHIKDLLTPEPVPAQIANCHPTLDLEFD from the coding sequence ATGGAGCATCGTACCAAAAATAAGGTTGAGGACAGAACCCTCGGATGGCAGTTGTCTTATTGGGGACAGTTGCTTGTCCTTATATTCGGTCAACTGCTCGGATGTCGAAGTCTCCGTGAACTCTCGGATATCACTACAGCACATCGCAAGAAATCCTTTCATCTCGGATTTGGCAAAGAAGCGGTAGACCGTAATATTCTCTCCAGATGCAATACCAATCGTGATTGGCATGTGTTCGAGGAGTTCGCCAACCATATGATTGTGCTGGCTCAGGAAGCCCGTATAGACCGGGAATTTTGTATCGGCGGCAAGTTCTATGCGTTCGATTCCTCCACGATTGACCTTTGCATGAGTGTTTATGACTGGGCAAAGTTCAGAAGCACCAAGTCCGGCATTAAACTGCATACCCAACTTGATATAGTGACGCAGATTCCAGTTATGATAAACATCACCAATGCCTCGGTTCATGATGTAAATGCGATGGATATCATTGATTATGAACCGTTGGCCGGTTATATCTTCGACCGTGGATACTGGGACTTGGATAGGCTTCATAAGATTGAGGAACTTGGAGCCTTCTTTGTCATAAGAGAGAAGGCTAAGCCGAAGTTCATTGTCGAGGATGGTCTGGACATGCCCGAGAATGGAAACATTCTTCAAGATTATACCGTAAGGTTTACCGGTAGACGCAATGCATCCAATTACCCTTCCCGGATTAGACGTATTGTAGCGTATATCCCTGACCTGAAGAGAAGTTTTGTTTTTTACACAAATAATTTCTTCCTGTCTGCCGAACAGATTGTGTTCCTTTACAAGAACCGATGGCAGGTGGAGCTTTTCTTCAAATGGATCAAACAGCACCTTAGAGTCACCACATTCTGGGGTAATTCCGAGACATCCGTCAGAATACAAATTTATGCGGCTATATGCACTTACTGCGTTGTCGCAATAATCGAACATAAAATGAAACTTGAAAGAAACATCTACGAAGTCATGAGAATCCTCGGCAGCTCCCTGCTTGTCAAGGAGCATATCAAGGACTTGTTGACTCCAGAACCGGTGCCAGCACAAATAGCAAATTGCCATCCAACTCTTGACCTCGAATTTGATTAA
- a CDS encoding transposase, whose translation METTALSIKHISQMYCVNGKYFAEQYRNRISGYTEWREAELGCGFYFNANNIGPYMSLDETCLSNGEVWTFLTNKDGHGGRGTLAAAIPGTKSDEITTILIGAMGKSVRRRVKEVTCDLSPSMMLIAAEVFYNAHVVNDRFHVQQVYNEAVDEIRIDIRRQLIAEDNSRDKSEPPITYSNGETMRQILARSKHTLMMSQNKWTDIQRHRANILFRHYPILKAAYHLAMELRQIFNAKISPTKAMGRMNKWYEKVMALGNNNFRSVIKTFKNHAPTILNYFRRRATNASAEAFNSKVKIFRSQMRGVRDRDFFIFRLVKLYA comes from the coding sequence GTGGAGACGACGGCATTGTCGATTAAGCATATATCGCAGATGTACTGCGTCAACGGCAAATATTTTGCCGAACAGTATCGCAACAGGATAAGCGGTTATACCGAATGGCGTGAGGCCGAACTCGGTTGCGGCTTCTACTTCAACGCTAACAATATCGGCCCGTACATGAGTCTTGACGAAACCTGCCTGAGCAACGGCGAGGTATGGACTTTCCTCACGAACAAGGACGGACACGGCGGCCGTGGGACGCTGGCGGCGGCCATCCCCGGCACAAAGAGCGATGAGATAACCACAATCCTCATCGGAGCCATGGGTAAATCGGTCAGACGCAGGGTAAAAGAAGTGACCTGCGATCTGTCGCCCTCGATGATGCTGATAGCCGCCGAGGTATTCTACAACGCCCACGTCGTTAACGACCGCTTCCATGTGCAGCAGGTCTATAACGAGGCTGTCGACGAAATTCGCATAGACATCCGCCGACAGCTCATTGCCGAAGACAACAGCCGTGACAAATCAGAGCCTCCAATTACATATTCCAACGGCGAGACCATGCGCCAGATCCTTGCCCGCAGCAAGCACACCCTGATGATGTCGCAGAACAAATGGACTGACATACAGCGTCATCGCGCAAACATTCTGTTCAGACACTATCCGATACTGAAAGCTGCATACCATCTGGCTATGGAACTGCGCCAAATCTTCAACGCAAAGATATCACCCACCAAAGCAATGGGTCGGATGAACAAGTGGTATGAAAAAGTAATGGCATTGGGCAACAACAACTTCCGCTCTGTCATCAAGACGTTCAAGAACCACGCCCCGACTATCCTCAATTATTTCCGACGTCGCGCAACTAATGCCTCGGCCGAAGCATTCAACTCCAAAGTCAAAATCTTCCGTTCGCAGATGCGAGGGGTCCGTGACCGTGATTTCTTTATCTTCCGACTCGTCAAGCTATACGCCTGA